The following proteins come from a genomic window of Vallitaleaceae bacterium 9-2:
- the kduI gene encoding 5-dehydro-4-deoxy-D-glucuronate isomerase → MIVREPSNSKDAKHYTTDRLRDEFLIQDLFIPNKIQRVYSHIDRIITMGFCPENEALELGQGLEIMKSLGTEYFLERRELGTINVGGAGKVSVDGEVYELNSRDGLYVGMGAKEVVFTSDDPKNPAKFYTLSAPAHKTYPNKHIDITKAKAVPMGDSKASNKRTIYQFIHPDVLPTCQLTMGLTELEEGNVWNTMPCHTHERRMEVYFYFDLPEDGVVFHYMGEPSETRHIVLRNEEAVISPSWSIHSGCGTQAYTFIWGMVGENQTFNDMDHVDMKNDLR, encoded by the coding sequence ATGATTGTAAGAGAACCTTCAAATTCAAAAGATGCAAAACACTATACAACCGACAGATTACGTGATGAGTTTTTAATCCAAGACTTATTTATTCCTAATAAAATACAACGAGTATATAGCCATATTGACCGAATCATTACGATGGGATTCTGTCCGGAAAATGAAGCACTAGAATTAGGACAAGGCCTTGAGATTATGAAGTCTCTAGGAACAGAGTATTTCTTGGAACGTCGTGAACTTGGAACGATTAATGTAGGTGGAGCAGGTAAAGTATCTGTTGATGGCGAAGTGTATGAATTAAATAGCCGTGATGGATTATACGTAGGAATGGGTGCAAAAGAAGTCGTATTTACTAGTGATGATCCAAAAAATCCAGCGAAGTTCTATACACTTAGTGCGCCTGCACACAAAACATATCCTAATAAGCACATTGATATTACTAAAGCAAAAGCAGTTCCAATGGGTGATTCAAAAGCGTCTAACAAACGTACGATTTATCAATTCATTCATCCAGATGTGTTACCAACATGTCAGTTGACAATGGGATTAACAGAACTTGAAGAAGGTAACGTATGGAATACAATGCCATGCCACACACATGAGCGTCGTATGGAAGTATATTTCTACTTTGACCTTCCAGAAGATGGTGTTGTTTTCCATTACATGGGTGAACCATCAGAGACACGTCACATTGTGCTTCGAAATGAAGAAGCGGTTATCTCACCAAGCTGGTCAATCCATTCCGGTTGTGGTACACAAGCATATACCTTTATCTGGGGTATGGTTGGAGAAAACCAAACATTTAATGATATGGACCACGTTGATATGAAAAACGATTTACGATAA
- the speA gene encoding biosynthetic arginine decarboxylase, which translates to MNRVEVLGRWKKEKSEELYGIKNWGGGYFSISDEGEVRINMQKGSEKGSVSLMEIAAGIKERGLDMPVLLRIENLLDAQITYLNESFRHAMNTLNYKGVYQGVYPIKVNQQQEVVREVAKFGQRYHHGLEVGSKPELIAALSELKDKDACLICNGYKDEEFIDLGLYANKMGYRCFFVIEIPGELDLILERAEALNIQPNIGVRIKLSAKAGGHWTDSGGDQSIFGLNMNQVIEIVDELKAKNMLNSLKLMHYHLGSQIPNIRDIRSAVQEASRVYAELVKEGAPMGYLDLGGGLAVDYDGSNTNFAHSRNYSVEEYCTDIVEAVMTVMDNAQIDHPTIVTESGRALVAYYSVLLFNVLDVASYQEYDIPETLDESVPEQIRNLHEVNKVLKTKNLQECYNDALYYRDIIRDMFNHGRLGLRDRAFAEKIFWNIIQRIAKDKSKLKYIPQELEDIDSAIADIYYCNFSVFQSIPDSWAIDQLFPIMPIHRLLEIPKRNAVVADITCDCDGNIDSFIDMHDVKKTLPLHDLNPNEDYFLGVFLVGAYQETLGDLHNLFGDTNVVSIRLNKEGGYEFISEIEGDTVEDVLTYVEYDAKEMRRNFRQSAEEAVRDGLISPADRRDIVGAYENGLRGYTYYER; encoded by the coding sequence ATGAACCGCGTTGAAGTTTTAGGACGATGGAAAAAAGAAAAATCAGAAGAGCTTTATGGCATAAAAAATTGGGGTGGCGGATATTTTTCGATTTCAGATGAAGGTGAAGTTCGCATTAATATGCAAAAAGGATCTGAAAAAGGATCTGTAAGCCTTATGGAGATTGCAGCCGGAATTAAAGAGCGGGGACTGGATATGCCCGTTTTATTAAGAATAGAAAATTTACTCGATGCGCAAATTACATACTTAAATGAGTCTTTTCGTCATGCCATGAATACGTTAAATTATAAAGGTGTGTATCAAGGGGTTTATCCAATTAAGGTGAATCAGCAGCAAGAAGTGGTAAGAGAAGTCGCAAAGTTTGGGCAGCGTTACCACCACGGCTTAGAGGTTGGAAGTAAACCGGAGTTAATTGCTGCGCTTTCAGAGCTAAAAGATAAAGATGCTTGTCTTATTTGTAATGGCTACAAAGATGAAGAGTTCATTGACCTTGGACTTTATGCCAATAAAATGGGATATCGATGCTTTTTTGTCATCGAGATTCCAGGAGAACTTGATCTAATTCTTGAACGGGCAGAGGCTTTAAATATTCAACCAAACATTGGGGTACGTATCAAGTTATCTGCAAAAGCCGGAGGACATTGGACGGATTCAGGTGGAGACCAAAGTATTTTTGGACTTAACATGAACCAAGTTATTGAGATTGTTGATGAACTTAAAGCAAAGAATATGCTAAATAGCCTGAAGCTAATGCACTATCACCTAGGATCACAGATTCCTAATATTCGTGATATTCGTTCAGCAGTACAAGAAGCTTCAAGAGTATATGCGGAGTTGGTAAAAGAAGGCGCACCGATGGGATACTTGGACTTAGGGGGCGGTTTGGCAGTCGATTATGACGGTTCAAATACGAACTTTGCCCACAGTCGAAACTATTCTGTTGAAGAATACTGTACAGATATTGTTGAGGCCGTAATGACAGTGATGGACAATGCCCAGATTGACCACCCAACGATTGTTACAGAATCCGGGCGAGCGTTAGTTGCATACTATTCTGTGCTTTTATTCAATGTTCTTGATGTAGCTTCTTATCAAGAATATGATATTCCTGAGACTTTGGATGAATCCGTTCCGGAGCAGATACGTAACCTTCATGAAGTGAATAAAGTCTTAAAAACAAAAAATCTTCAAGAATGTTATAATGATGCTTTATATTATCGCGATATTATTCGAGATATGTTTAACCATGGACGCTTAGGACTTAGGGATCGAGCGTTTGCAGAGAAGATTTTTTGGAATATTATTCAAAGAATAGCTAAAGATAAGTCGAAGTTAAAGTATATTCCACAAGAACTTGAAGATATTGATAGTGCGATTGCAGATATCTACTACTGTAACTTTTCTGTATTTCAATCCATTCCCGATAGTTGGGCAATTGACCAGCTCTTTCCGATTATGCCGATACACCGCTTATTGGAAATTCCTAAACGTAATGCAGTTGTAGCAGATATTACCTGTGATTGTGATGGAAATATTGATAGTTTTATAGATATGCATGATGTGAAAAAAACATTGCCGTTACATGATCTAAACCCGAATGAAGACTATTTTCTAGGGGTCTTTTTAGTGGGGGCGTATCAAGAGACGCTCGGAGATTTGCATAATTTATTTGGTGATACCAACGTGGTTAGTATTCGTCTCAATAAGGAAGGTGGATATGAGTTCATCAGTGAGATTGAGGGCGATACAGTAGAAGATGTACTGACATATGTTGAATATGATGCCAAAGAGATGCGGCGTAATTTCCGACAATCGGCAGAGGAAGCTGTGCGGGATGGGTTAATATCCCCTGCAGACCGACGCGATATTGTCGGAGCCTATGAAAATGGACTTCGTGGGTATACATATTATGAACGTTAA
- a CDS encoding TRAP transporter substrate-binding protein, whose protein sequence is MIKKGIVFCSGIIMLIVFLSSCSFVKKESVIEPEYILRMAEAHPEGYPTTRADEEFARLVGELSQGRIKIVVYPDQALGSEADVIEQMLFGGVDLARVSLAPISEEANILNVLYLPYIYEDKDHMLRVLRGEIGDEILQAIEKDGFIGFGWFEAGARSFYNTKKPIKTLEDLQGMKVRVHESQLMFEMADALGASGVKMPYGEVYRALQLGEIDGAENNPPSYHTSEHYKIAKYYSIDEHVRVPELIVGSKVSLAKLSKEDLGIIRKAAIQTQIYQQKLWEEGEQSSLKFLEEHGVQINYIEDKSEFIKAVQPLYDKYKVRYGELIERIRKE, encoded by the coding sequence ATGATAAAAAAAGGAATCGTATTTTGTTCGGGCATTATCATGCTCATTGTTTTTTTAAGTAGCTGCTCTTTTGTAAAAAAAGAAAGTGTGATTGAGCCCGAATACATTTTAAGGATGGCAGAAGCCCATCCTGAAGGTTACCCTACAACTCGAGCAGATGAAGAATTTGCCCGTTTGGTTGGAGAGCTTTCCCAAGGACGGATTAAGATTGTGGTCTATCCAGATCAAGCATTAGGCTCAGAGGCAGATGTCATTGAACAGATGTTGTTTGGAGGAGTCGATCTAGCGCGTGTAAGCTTGGCACCCATATCCGAAGAGGCAAACATATTAAACGTATTGTATTTACCTTATATCTATGAAGATAAGGACCATATGCTTCGTGTCCTTCGCGGTGAGATTGGTGATGAAATATTGCAAGCCATTGAAAAAGATGGTTTCATTGGTTTTGGATGGTTTGAAGCCGGAGCGCGAAGTTTTTATAATACAAAAAAACCGATAAAAACCCTTGAAGATCTTCAAGGAATGAAAGTTCGGGTCCATGAAAGCCAATTAATGTTTGAGATGGCAGATGCTTTGGGTGCAAGTGGCGTCAAGATGCCCTACGGTGAGGTTTATCGTGCACTTCAGCTTGGCGAGATTGATGGGGCAGAAAATAACCCGCCAAGTTATCATACCTCAGAGCACTATAAGATTGCAAAATATTATTCGATTGATGAACATGTGCGTGTACCGGAACTTATTGTGGGAAGTAAAGTTTCATTAGCTAAGCTATCAAAAGAGGATTTAGGCATTATCCGTAAAGCTGCAATTCAAACCCAAATATATCAACAAAAGCTTTGGGAAGAAGGCGAACAAAGCTCATTAAAATTTCTTGAGGAACACGGAGTTCAGATTAATTATATTGAAGATAAGTCTGAATTTATAAAAGCGGTTCAACCTTTGTATGACAAGTATAAGGTACGGTATGGTGAACTTATTGAACGAATTCGTAAGGAATAG
- a CDS encoding histidine kinase: MKTFGRFWNSLSIKIKLLSYFFTILAIVSLFSLYLNHNNYQIVDQFNATMTNYYEISQLLMMNQEGKKAVESYINERSPSERQYYEENLIKIERTIDTLDKKYNSLESQFAINAIRNSVFSYNLKWQLSMNQRENGIATYYRTFYEGERIEQYTEKYIEELLYISLREGDELYNRLANEANVMRRISLILIALFFLISLFIGVLFANYLINPIKKLAKASIRISSGDLDIEAIHIDSQDEVGVLADSFNIMSQSINSLVSDLKQKVIIEKKLHEEELHLLQMKQLLKDSQFQALQSQINPHFLFNTLNTISRTAMFESAEDTLKLTQALAQLFRYKLRNDKSMIPIKEELDIIDEYVYLQQVRFKERLEYERIVEPSCEKILVPIFTLQPLIENAIIHGIEPKIKGGKIRVRIYQQEQYNKVYVVMQIMDSGIGMDKERLKEVLKFDTINNRSIGVNNVYQRFKLTFQNKCSFKILSKKNMGTFIEMKFEIENQESEL; the protein is encoded by the coding sequence GTGAAAACATTTGGTCGATTCTGGAATTCGCTGTCCATCAAAATTAAACTATTGTCATATTTCTTTACAATTCTAGCAATTGTAAGTTTATTTAGTTTGTACTTAAATCATAATAATTATCAAATTGTTGACCAATTTAATGCGACAATGACGAATTATTATGAAATCAGTCAACTGCTGATGATGAATCAAGAAGGGAAAAAAGCCGTTGAAAGCTATATCAATGAACGAAGTCCATCCGAACGTCAATATTATGAAGAGAATCTTATTAAAATAGAAAGAACAATCGATACACTGGATAAAAAATATAATTCGTTGGAAAGCCAGTTTGCCATCAATGCGATTCGAAATTCAGTTTTTTCATACAATTTGAAGTGGCAATTATCGATGAATCAAAGAGAAAATGGAATTGCAACCTATTATAGAACTTTTTATGAAGGCGAACGTATTGAACAATATACGGAAAAATATATTGAGGAACTATTATATATTAGCCTGCGCGAGGGCGATGAACTATATAATAGGTTAGCAAATGAAGCAAATGTTATGCGACGTATTTCGTTAATATTAATTGCACTTTTTTTTCTAATCTCTTTATTTATCGGAGTTTTATTTGCAAACTATCTCATCAATCCTATAAAAAAATTAGCCAAAGCATCCATTCGCATCTCTTCAGGAGACTTAGATATTGAAGCGATACATATTGATTCCCAGGATGAAGTCGGTGTCTTGGCGGATTCGTTTAATATTATGAGCCAAAGTATTAATTCCTTGGTGTCCGATTTGAAGCAAAAAGTAATTATCGAAAAGAAACTGCATGAAGAAGAATTACACTTGTTACAAATGAAGCAGTTGCTAAAAGACTCACAGTTTCAAGCGCTACAGTCTCAAATCAATCCGCATTTTCTATTTAATACCTTAAATACAATTTCTCGAACGGCAATGTTTGAAAGCGCAGAAGATACTCTAAAACTAACACAAGCTTTAGCACAGCTGTTTCGCTATAAGCTAAGAAATGATAAATCCATGATTCCTATTAAAGAGGAATTGGATATTATTGATGAGTATGTGTATCTTCAACAAGTTCGGTTTAAAGAGCGTTTGGAATACGAACGGATCGTAGAGCCATCGTGTGAAAAAATATTGGTCCCTATATTTACCTTACAGCCTTTGATTGAGAATGCGATTATACACGGAATTGAACCTAAGATCAAAGGTGGGAAAATACGTGTCAGAATCTATCAACAAGAGCAGTATAATAAGGTGTATGTGGTAATGCAGATTATGGATAGCGGTATTGGAATGGATAAAGAACGGTTAAAAGAAGTATTAAAATTTGATACGATAAATAATCGTAGCATTGGAGTAAATAATGTCTATCAACGTTTTAAATTGACCTTTCAAAATAAATGCTCTTTTAAAATTTTAAGTAAGAAAAATATGGGTACATTTATTGAGATGAAGTTTGAAATCGAAAATCAGGAGAGTGAACTATGA
- a CDS encoding sugar kinase, with protein MKKDFDVITFGESMVLFSPDEKGPLRHIHHFSKAIAGAESNVAIALARLGTKVGWFSKVGHDEFGSYLEFMIRGEGVDVSRLKRDETHATGLVFKEVFEHVNPNVYYYRKNSAASYLSKEDIDFEYICSAKILHITGITAAISTSAREALFAAIDVAKKAGVLISFDPNIRLKLWSAQEAKATLLKICEQTDILFPGIEESEILLGTTDVDQILTRFHEMGIQQVALKMGKKGCVVSDGQHQEFVPGYVVEQVEDSVGAGDGFAAGYLNSYLKGLSIQECGDFANGVGAMATLVRGDSEGFPTYEQLLAFTNKIEHIDR; from the coding sequence ATGAAAAAGGATTTTGATGTAATAACATTTGGAGAATCGATGGTTTTGTTTAGTCCGGATGAAAAAGGACCGTTACGACATATTCACCACTTTAGTAAGGCAATAGCTGGAGCGGAGTCTAATGTTGCTATTGCCCTGGCTCGATTAGGGACTAAGGTGGGGTGGTTTTCAAAAGTGGGGCATGATGAGTTTGGCAGCTACTTAGAATTTATGATTAGGGGTGAAGGGGTAGATGTCTCACGTCTCAAGCGTGATGAAACACATGCGACCGGGTTGGTATTTAAAGAAGTCTTTGAGCATGTTAATCCTAATGTGTATTATTATAGAAAGAATTCGGCAGCAAGTTACCTATCTAAAGAAGATATTGACTTTGAATACATATGTTCGGCAAAAATCCTGCATATTACAGGTATTACAGCGGCTATATCTACATCAGCACGGGAAGCTTTGTTTGCAGCCATTGACGTGGCAAAAAAAGCCGGTGTATTGATTTCCTTTGACCCTAACATTCGTCTTAAGCTATGGTCGGCTCAAGAAGCCAAAGCAACGCTACTTAAGATTTGTGAACAAACAGATATACTATTCCCGGGCATTGAAGAAAGTGAGATTCTTCTTGGAACAACCGATGTTGACCAGATTTTAACTCGGTTTCATGAGATGGGGATACAACAGGTCGCCTTAAAAATGGGGAAAAAAGGATGTGTGGTTTCCGATGGTCAACATCAAGAATTTGTTCCGGGATATGTTGTTGAACAAGTGGAAGATAGTGTCGGTGCAGGTGATGGATTTGCAGCGGGATATTTAAACAGTTACTTAAAAGGTTTATCTATTCAAGAGTGTGGCGACTTTGCTAATGGTGTAGGAGCGATGGCAACCTTAGTTCGTGGTGACAGTGAAGGCTTTCCTACATATGAGCAACTCTTGGCATTTACAAATAAAATCGAGCACATTGACAGATGA
- a CDS encoding IclR family transcriptional regulator, whose amino-acid sequence MSEPVLQTADRALHVLELLAEEGMTASEIQKKLELNKSTVHRLMMTLLNRGFVERNEATGIYQIGLKLVEISSIRLNHVELKTEAVPYLHHLANKVNQSVQLAIFDEDEAVFIEKVEKYKSFHMYCQIGKRIPIYCSAVGKSLMLDRPDQEIIKILKQTALVPFTKNTKTSIEEVMQDIYRGRQEGYTRDEAEHEENVYCVSMPVYDYRSRIVAAVSITGFSDEVFQEEGESVRDALANTCMEISKRLGYTPK is encoded by the coding sequence ATGAGTGAACCAGTGTTACAAACAGCGGATCGGGCACTTCACGTTTTAGAGCTATTAGCGGAAGAAGGGATGACCGCATCAGAGATACAAAAAAAGTTAGAGTTAAATAAAAGTACGGTACATCGACTCATGATGACGCTCCTTAATCGGGGATTTGTCGAACGTAATGAAGCAACAGGTATATATCAGATTGGACTTAAACTAGTAGAGATTAGTAGTATTCGTCTAAATCATGTAGAGTTAAAGACCGAGGCAGTGCCATATTTACATCATCTAGCCAATAAAGTAAACCAGTCAGTACAATTGGCTATTTTTGATGAAGATGAAGCCGTGTTTATAGAAAAAGTTGAAAAGTACAAATCCTTTCATATGTATTGTCAAATAGGCAAGCGCATTCCAATTTATTGTTCTGCCGTTGGTAAGTCTTTGATGCTTGATCGTCCTGATCAAGAAATCATCAAAATATTAAAACAAACAGCTCTGGTTCCATTTACAAAAAATACAAAAACCTCAATTGAAGAAGTGATGCAAGATATATATCGTGGTCGACAAGAAGGGTATACCCGAGATGAAGCGGAACATGAAGAAAATGTATACTGTGTATCTATGCCGGTATATGACTATCGGAGTCGAATTGTTGCAGCTGTTAGCATTACAGGTTTTTCGGATGAGGTCTTTCAAGAAGAAGGAGAGTCTGTTCGTGACGCATTGGCAAATACATGTATGGAGATATCAAAGCGGCTAGGATATACACCAAAATAG
- the hydG gene encoding [FeFe] hydrogenase H-cluster radical SAM maturase HydG gives MNTQKKFIDEAKIHQLLSNHTLPTYEEVTSIVQKSLKSQGLDMTEVATLLRVTDPAHLDEIYHAAKKIKQSIYGNRIVMFAPLYISNYCTNGCLYCGYKCSNNLHRKKLSDQELAQEAKEIIKMGHKRIVLEAGEDDENCPVDYVVNAMKVLYDSKQDGTSLRRINVNIAATTVENYRRLKEAEIGTYTLFQETYHEDTYKKYHPHGAKSNYLYHLTAMDRAMEGGIDDVGIGALFGLYDYRFEVLALMMHKDHLEETFGVGPHTISVPRIRKANNVDVNKMPYAVTDAEFKKLVAIIRLAVPYTGIILSTREEASFREEVINLGVSQISAGSKTDVGGYHEEARIENQFELADERPHEVIIKSLLEKGYLPSYCTACYRAGRTGDRFMQVAKTGAIQNLCHPNALMTLKEYLEDYCDEDLKALGNQVITENIEKIPSEKMRANTVARLERIANGERDLYF, from the coding sequence ATGAACACACAAAAAAAATTTATTGATGAAGCTAAGATCCACCAACTTTTAAGCAATCACACACTTCCGACATATGAGGAAGTGACTTCTATCGTTCAAAAATCTTTGAAATCTCAAGGTTTAGATATGACTGAAGTTGCTACGCTCCTTCGCGTAACAGACCCAGCTCACCTAGATGAAATCTATCATGCCGCAAAAAAAATCAAGCAAAGTATCTATGGAAACCGTATTGTTATGTTTGCTCCGCTATATATCTCAAACTACTGTACCAATGGATGTCTCTATTGCGGTTATAAATGTTCAAACAATTTGCATCGCAAAAAGCTGTCGGATCAAGAACTTGCGCAAGAAGCAAAAGAAATTATTAAAATGGGACATAAACGTATTGTTCTTGAAGCAGGTGAAGACGATGAAAACTGTCCTGTTGATTATGTGGTCAACGCTATGAAAGTTTTATATGACAGCAAGCAAGACGGTACGTCTCTTCGCCGTATCAATGTTAACATTGCAGCAACGACTGTTGAAAACTACCGCCGATTAAAAGAGGCTGAAATAGGAACCTACACACTATTCCAAGAAACCTACCATGAAGATACCTATAAAAAATATCACCCCCATGGGGCTAAATCAAATTATCTCTATCACTTAACCGCAATGGATAGAGCTATGGAAGGTGGTATTGATGATGTGGGCATCGGCGCACTCTTTGGTTTATATGATTATCGTTTTGAGGTTTTGGCCTTGATGATGCATAAAGATCATCTTGAAGAAACATTTGGTGTAGGTCCACATACCATTAGTGTCCCTCGTATTCGAAAAGCCAACAATGTTGATGTAAATAAAATGCCTTATGCAGTGACGGATGCTGAATTTAAAAAACTTGTTGCCATTATACGTTTGGCCGTTCCATATACAGGTATTATCCTATCTACACGTGAAGAGGCCAGCTTTAGAGAAGAAGTCATTAATCTTGGTGTCTCCCAAATTAGCGCCGGTTCAAAAACAGATGTCGGCGGTTATCATGAGGAAGCACGTATAGAAAATCAGTTTGAACTTGCTGATGAACGCCCACATGAAGTCATCATCAAATCCCTTCTTGAAAAAGGCTACCTTCCTAGTTATTGTACGGCTTGTTACCGTGCCGGTAGAACAGGCGATCGTTTTATGCAAGTTGCCAAAACAGGAGCTATCCAAAATCTATGTCACCCCAACGCACTGATGACGCTCAAGGAATACTTAGAAGATTATTGCGATGAAGATTTAAAAGCATTGGGCAACCAAGTTATCACTGAAAACATTGAAAAAATACCTAGTGAAAAAATGCGTGCCAATACGGTTGCACGCCTTGAGCGTATTGCCAATGGTGAGCGTGATCTCTACTTCTAG
- a CDS encoding gluconate 5-dehydrogenase yields MSIMNTFSLEGKIALVTGASYGIGFAMAKAYAQAGATIVFNDRNQEAVDKGLAAYQEENIKAHGYVCDVTDEAAVEKMVAQIEKEVGIIDILVNNAGIIKRIPMIEMSAEDFRQVIDVDLNGPFIMAKSVIPSMIKKGGGKIINICSMMSELGRETVSAYAAAKGGLKMLTKNIASEYGEYNIQCNGIGPGYIATPQTAPLREDGHPFNSFIIAKTPAARWGTPEDLMGPAVFLASNASDFVNGHVLYVDGGILAYIGKQPK; encoded by the coding sequence ATGAGTATAATGAATACTTTTTCGTTAGAAGGAAAAATTGCTTTAGTTACTGGAGCATCTTATGGAATTGGCTTTGCTATGGCAAAGGCATATGCACAAGCAGGTGCAACAATTGTATTTAATGACCGTAATCAAGAAGCGGTAGATAAAGGATTAGCTGCATACCAAGAAGAGAATATTAAAGCGCATGGTTATGTGTGTGATGTAACGGATGAAGCGGCAGTTGAAAAAATGGTTGCTCAAATCGAAAAAGAAGTAGGGATTATTGATATTCTTGTTAACAATGCTGGAATCATTAAGCGTATCCCAATGATTGAGATGTCAGCTGAAGACTTTAGACAAGTTATTGATGTTGACCTTAACGGACCATTTATCATGGCAAAATCCGTTATTCCAAGTATGATTAAAAAAGGCGGCGGAAAGATTATTAACATCTGCTCCATGATGAGTGAATTAGGACGTGAAACTGTATCTGCATATGCAGCTGCAAAAGGTGGTCTTAAGATGTTAACAAAGAATATTGCGTCTGAGTATGGTGAGTATAACATTCAATGTAACGGTATTGGACCAGGTTATATTGCTACACCTCAAACAGCGCCTTTACGTGAAGATGGACATCCATTTAACAGCTTCATTATTGCAAAGACACCAGCAGCACGTTGGGGAACACCAGAAGACTTAATGGGTCCAGCTGTTTTCTTGGCGTCAAATGCATCAGATTTTGTTAATGGACATGTACTTTATGTCGATGGTGGTATCTTAGCTTATATTGGAAAACAACCAAAATAA
- the hydF gene encoding [FeFe] hydrogenase H-cluster maturation GTPase HydF: MFMNTTPRSNRLHIAFFGQTNAGKSSLINAMTGQDIALVSKVKGTTTDPVYKAMEILPIGPVVLIDTAGINDESTLGVLRQKKTMDVLEKTDVALIVFDINQPLHASDIELLHAIKQRNIACIGILNKVDAINNASTLLQEKCTDYSQKFDIPFITASAQSSQGIDSIKDLIIKHSPQEIHSHKLVGDLINPGDFVVLVTPIDSAAPKGRIILPQQQTVRDILDHGAIAIVTKETELATTLAQLGTKPALVITDSQAFEQVSKETPDDVLLTSFSILFARHKGDLNALIQGAAAINRLEDGDKVLIAEGCTHHRQADDIGTVKIPRWLTQSTGKKLQFEHTAGVGFKDNLSGYKLVIHCGGCMLNSKAMNYRIHSSQEEGVPIVNYGVLIAQVHGILDRALEPFTQAKMIWDESK, from the coding sequence ATGTTTATGAATACTACCCCTCGCTCTAATCGATTACATATTGCTTTTTTTGGGCAGACCAACGCCGGAAAGTCTAGCCTCATTAATGCAATGACCGGACAAGATATCGCCTTGGTATCTAAAGTCAAGGGCACTACTACCGATCCGGTATACAAAGCTATGGAAATTCTTCCTATCGGTCCGGTTGTTCTCATTGATACCGCTGGAATCAATGATGAAAGTACTCTTGGCGTCCTCCGTCAGAAAAAAACAATGGACGTTCTTGAAAAAACAGATGTCGCATTAATCGTGTTTGATATCAACCAACCTCTTCATGCATCAGATATTGAACTTTTACACGCTATAAAACAACGCAATATTGCCTGTATCGGAATTTTAAATAAGGTTGATGCCATCAACAATGCTTCAACGCTATTACAAGAAAAGTGTACTGACTATAGCCAAAAATTTGACATCCCTTTTATAACTGCCTCTGCTCAATCAAGTCAAGGCATAGATTCAATCAAGGATTTGATTATTAAACATAGCCCTCAAGAAATACATTCGCACAAGCTGGTCGGCGATTTAATTAACCCTGGAGATTTTGTTGTTCTAGTAACTCCTATTGATTCTGCTGCCCCTAAGGGTAGAATTATCCTCCCCCAGCAGCAAACTGTTCGAGATATTTTAGACCATGGCGCTATCGCAATCGTGACAAAAGAAACTGAATTAGCTACAACATTGGCGCAACTTGGTACAAAGCCTGCTCTTGTCATTACTGATTCCCAAGCCTTTGAGCAAGTCTCCAAGGAAACTCCCGATGATGTTTTACTCACATCTTTTTCCATACTTTTTGCCCGACACAAAGGAGATCTTAACGCACTAATTCAAGGCGCTGCAGCGATCAATCGTTTGGAAGATGGCGATAAAGTTCTCATCGCCGAAGGATGTACCCATCACCGCCAGGCTGATGATATCGGAACAGTAAAAATTCCTCGCTGGCTCACACAGTCAACAGGAAAAAAACTTCAATTTGAACACACCGCCGGTGTAGGTTTTAAAGATAACTTGTCCGGCTACAAATTGGTGATTCATTGTGGTGGATGTATGCTCAATTCCAAGGCCATGAATTATCGAATACATTCTTCACAGGAAGAAGGTGTTCCGATTGTAAATTATGGTGTTCTTATCGCACAGGTTCATGGAATTCTTGACCGTGCCTTAGAACCTTTTACTCAAGCCAAAATGATTTGGGACGAATCAAAATAA